One Salvia splendens isolate huo1 chromosome 22, SspV2, whole genome shotgun sequence DNA segment encodes these proteins:
- the LOC121787187 gene encoding beta-galactosidase 3-like, whose amino-acid sequence MKPSRAPEWVLLACMAVFLGCGMVECSVTYDRKAMVINGQRRILISGSIHYPRSTPEMWEDLINKAKEGGLDVIDTYVFWNVHEPSPGNYNFEGRYDLVRFVKTVKKAGLYVHLRMGPYVCAEWNFGGFPVWLKYVPGISFRTDNEPFKMAMKGFTEKIVNLMKSEKLYESQGGPIILSQIENEYGPQAKLLGAPGLKYATWAANMAVALDTGVPWVMCKEEDAPDPVINTCNGFYCDAFTPNKPYKPTMWTEAWSGWFTEFGGPTQERPVQDLAFAVARFVQKGGSLLNYYMYHGGTNFGRSAGGPFITTSYDYDAPLDEYGLIRQPKYGHLKELHRAIKLCEKALVSADPAVTSLGSLQQAHVYTSKSGGCAAFLSNYDTKSVARVMFNNMHYNLQPWSISILPDCRNVVFNTAKVGVQTSQMEMQPTDKEVFSWETFNEDLTSLDDRSTFTAVGLLEQINVTRDATDYLWYTTSVDIGSSESSLRGGELPTLIVQSTGHALHVFVNGQLSGSASGTRQNRRFKFKGKVNFHAGSNKISLLSVAVGLPNVGGHYESWNTGILGPVALLGLDRGKLDLSWAKWTYQVGLKGEAMDLVSPNSFSSVEWMQGSLIAQKQQPLTWHKAYFEAPDGDEPLALDMSSMGKGQLWVNGQSLGRYWTAYATGNCNGCNYAGSFRPTKCQLGCGQPTQRWYHLPRSWLKPTENVLVLFEELGGDPTRITLVKRSVSSVCADVTEYHPNFKKWQIESYGRPEEFHKPKVHLRCAPGQSISSIKFASFGTPFGTCGNFQQGACHASTSYAILEKKCVGQQRCSVTISNSNFGQDPCPNVLKRLSVEAICSPSN is encoded by the exons ATGAAGCCTAGCCGAGCCCCGGAGTGGGTTTTATTGGCTTGCATGGCGGTGTTCCTTGGATGTGGGATGGTGGAATGCAGTGTGACTTATGACAGAAAGGCTATGGTTATCAATGGCCAGAGGAGAATTCTCATTTCTGGCTCCATTCACTACCCGAGAAGCACTCCTGAG ATGTGGGAAGATTTGATTAACAAGGCTAAAGAGGGAGGTCTGGATGTAATTGATACTTATGTGTTCTGGAATGTTCATGAGCCTTCTCCTGGCAAT TATAACTTTGAGGGAAGATATGATCTTGTGAGGTTTGTGAAGACTGTTAAGAAAGCAGGGCTGTATGTTCATCTCCGTATGGGGCCTTATGTTTGTGCTGAATGGAACTTTGG GGGATTTCCAGTGTGGCTGAAATATGTACCTGGGATTAGTTTCAGGACTGATAATGAGCCTTTCAAG ATGGCTATGAAGGGGTTTACTGAGAAAATTGTGAATCTAATGAAGAGTGAAAAACTGTACGAATCACAGGGTGGACCCATTATTTTGTCTCAG ATTGAAAATGAGTATGGGCCACAAGCAAAACTACTAGGTGCTCCTGGCCTTAAATATGCTACTTGGGCTGCGAATATGGCTGTTGCACTTGACACCGGGGTACCATGGGTGATGTGCAAAGAAGAAGATGCCCCAGATCCCGTG ATTAACACATGCAATGGTTTCTATTGTGATGCTTTCACCCCCAACAAACCTTACAAGCCAACAATGTGGACCGAAGCTTGGAGTGGCTG GTTTACAGAATTTGGCGGTCCAACTCAGGAGAGGCCTGTTCAAGATTTAGCATTTGCTGTGGCTAGATTTGTACAGAAGGGAGGCTCATTGTTGAACTATTACATG TACCATGGAGGCACAAATTTTGGGCGCTCTGCTGGTGGCCCTTTCATTACTACAAGCTACGATTATGATGCTCCACTAGATGAATATG GCTTGATCCGACAACCTAAATACGGTCATTTGAAAGAACTGCATAGAGCTATTAAATTATGTGAGAAAGCTCTAGTTTCAGCAGATCCCGCAGTGACTTCTCTAGGGAGCCTTCAACAG GCTCATGTATACACTTCAAAATCGGGCGGTTGTGCAGCATTTCTTTCTAATTATGATACTAAGTCCGTGGCAAGAGTTATGTTCAATAACATGCACTACAACCTTCAGCCTTGGTCCATTAGCATCCTACCTGACTGCAGAAACGTTGTCTTTAATACAGCCAAG GTTGGAGTTCAAACGTCACAAATGGAAATGCAGCCAACTGACAAAGAAGTGTTCTCCTGGGAAACATTCAATGAAGATTTAACCTCTCTTGATGACAGATCAACATTCACCGCTGTTGGTCTCTTGGAGCAAATAAATGTCACAAGAGATGCTACCGATTATCTGTGGTATACAACTAG TGTTGATATTGGTTCATCCGAGTCCAGTCTGCGTGGTGGGGAGCTCCCAACTCTTATTGTTCAGTCAACTGGTCATGCTCTGCATGTTTTTGTGAATGGACAGCTCTCTG GCTCTGCTTCTGGGACGAGGCAAAACAGGAGATTTAAGTTCAAGGGAAAAGTTAACTTTCATGCTGGATCTAACAAGATCAGTCTCCTGAGTGTGGCTGTTGGCTTGCCA AATGTCGGTGGGCATTATGAGTCGTGGAACACTGGTATCTTGGGTCCTGTTGCTTTGCTTGGACTTGATCGTGGAAAATTGGATTTGTCCTGGGCAAAATGGACCTACCAG GTCGGTCTTAAGGGAGAAGCTATGGATCTCGTCTCTCCAAACAGTTTCTCCTCAGTTGAGTGGATGCAAGGTTCACTAATAGCCCAGAAGCAGCAGCCTTTGACATGGCATAAG GCCTATTTTGAAGCACCTGATGGCGATGAGCCATTGGCTTTGGACATGAGTAGCATGGGCAAAGGCCAATTGTGGGTGAATGGCCAGAGTCTGGGAAGATACTGGACAGCTTATGCCACGGGTAATTGCAACGGATGTAATTACGCAGGAAGTTTCCGGCCAACCAAGTGCCAACTCGGGTGTGGGCAACCAACTCAAAGATG GTATCATCTACCACGTTCTTGGCTAAAACCGACCGAAAATGTGTTGGTACTTTTTGAAGAACTTGGAGGAGATCCCACGAGGATCACTCTTGTCAAGAGGTCAGTATCCAGCGTTTGTGCTGATGTGACTGAGTATCACCCGAACTTTAAGAAGTGGCAAATAGAAAGCTATGGGCGACCCGAAGAGTTCCACAAACCCAAGGTTCACCTCCGCTGTGCTCCCGGACAGTCTATTTCTTCCATCAAGTTTGCAAGCTTCGGAACTCCTTTTGGAACCTGTGGCAACTTCCAGCAAGGAGCTTGCCATGCTTCGACCTCATACGCCATTTTAGAGAAG AAGTGCGTTGGGCAGCAGAGATGCTCTGTTACGATATCCAACAGTAACTTTGGGCAAGATCCATGTCCTAACGTGCTAAAGCGACTCTCAGTTGAAGCAATATGCTCCCCTTCAAACTAA